The following coding sequences lie in one Arthrobacter sp. SLBN-122 genomic window:
- a CDS encoding PP2C family protein-serine/threonine phosphatase: protein MAEAENSATGSSPGQRPLIMRFAARSDVGRIRSKNDDSAYAGRHLAVVADGMGGHAGGDVASAATVLDMIHLDSPDHGDEAGTILADEIQTANSLLSELVHINPKLAGMGTTVTALLLADGKLHFAHIGDSRAYRLRDGEYKQVSVDHTFVQRLIDEGRLRPEEAETHPHKNVLMRVLGDVDASPELDLDTLDARPGDRWLLCSDGLNYVAAHAVERTVRETHNLHECAETLVQLTLEAGSPDNVTVVMVDIVEETPDDVSTAAVEIVPPVQGSKSAAAAAGAAGPATAASSIPGDGKEAAKAGSDPENAGQHPGPEKEPVDGGAKEGETGSPDPGSTDPHLGEHLSAEVLREELASRPHELVGAAAAAAESGSIPTVAGRTVARRAATLLTHKAEPAGEPEDTLPVLRPRRWVAWSVAAAVLVVVAVGLWLGYAWTQTRYYVGEFDSRVAIYNGVSQRLGPIQLSSLETVTEIRMDSLPPFSQQRVRQTVPANDLYDAQRIVKNLELTGTTSPEDECPKPSAGPSGSTAPSASAAPPASEAAPPPPASDAPAPAPSPAPSGASPSPTPTITCEAAK, encoded by the coding sequence GTGGCCGAGGCTGAAAACTCCGCAACCGGCTCCAGCCCGGGGCAGCGGCCCCTCATCATGCGCTTTGCGGCGCGGTCCGACGTCGGTCGGATCCGCTCCAAGAACGACGATTCCGCCTACGCCGGACGCCACCTCGCCGTCGTCGCGGACGGCATGGGAGGGCACGCGGGTGGCGACGTTGCCTCAGCCGCAACCGTCCTGGACATGATCCACCTCGACAGTCCGGACCACGGCGACGAAGCCGGGACGATCCTGGCCGATGAAATCCAGACCGCCAACTCACTGCTCTCCGAACTGGTGCACATCAATCCCAAGCTGGCGGGCATGGGCACCACCGTGACGGCGCTCCTGCTGGCTGACGGCAAGCTGCACTTCGCGCACATCGGCGATTCACGCGCCTACCGGCTCCGCGACGGCGAATACAAGCAGGTCAGCGTGGACCACACCTTCGTCCAGCGGCTTATCGACGAAGGCCGGCTCCGGCCGGAGGAAGCGGAAACGCACCCCCACAAGAATGTCCTCATGCGTGTCCTGGGGGACGTCGATGCCAGCCCCGAACTCGATCTGGACACCCTCGACGCCCGCCCGGGCGACCGCTGGCTGCTGTGCTCGGACGGGCTGAACTACGTTGCCGCCCACGCCGTGGAGCGGACGGTCCGGGAAACCCACAACCTGCACGAGTGCGCCGAAACCCTTGTCCAGCTGACCCTTGAGGCCGGTTCCCCGGACAACGTCACCGTGGTCATGGTGGACATCGTGGAGGAAACGCCCGACGACGTCAGTACTGCCGCCGTCGAAATCGTTCCGCCGGTGCAGGGCAGCAAGTCCGCTGCCGCGGCAGCGGGTGCCGCCGGCCCCGCCACAGCCGCATCCTCCATCCCCGGGGACGGGAAGGAAGCCGCCAAAGCCGGTTCCGACCCGGAAAATGCCGGGCAACACCCGGGCCCGGAAAAGGAGCCGGTTGACGGCGGCGCCAAGGAGGGGGAAACCGGTTCTCCTGATCCCGGCAGCACCGACCCCCACCTCGGTGAGCATCTTTCGGCGGAAGTCCTCCGCGAAGAACTCGCCTCCCGCCCGCATGAACTCGTGGGTGCCGCTGCTGCCGCAGCCGAATCCGGCTCCATTCCAACCGTGGCAGGGCGTACCGTCGCACGGCGGGCAGCCACCCTCCTCACGCACAAGGCGGAACCGGCCGGCGAGCCGGAGGACACCCTGCCGGTGCTGCGTCCCCGCCGCTGGGTGGCCTGGTCCGTCGCAGCCGCCGTCCTGGTTGTCGTGGCCGTTGGCCTATGGCTTGGGTACGCCTGGACCCAGACCCGCTACTACGTGGGCGAGTTCGATTCCCGTGTTGCCATCTACAACGGGGTGTCCCAGAGACTCGGCCCCATCCAGCTGTCCTCGCTTGAAACCGTGACGGAGATCCGCATGGACTCGCTCCCGCCGTTCTCGCAGCAGCGGGTGCGCCAGACCGTTCCTGCCAACGATCTCTACGACGCCCAGCGGATCGTCAAGAACCTGGAGCTCACAGGAACCACCTCGCCCGAGGACGAATGCCCCAAGCCGTCGGCCGGCCCCTCAGGAAGCACAGCACCCTCAGCAAGTGCAGCACCACCGGCCAGCGAAGCCGCTCCGCCGCCGCCCGCATCGGACGCCCCGGCGCCAGCGCCTTCACCTGCACCATCGGGAGCTTCTCCTTCCCCCACTCCGACTATCACCTGCGAGGCGGCGAAATGA
- a CDS encoding FhaA domain-containing protein, which produces MGLLDKVERGIEKAVRGVFSTGSKAQVEPVEIASRLRREVDHKAITVAAGRTLVPNVFDVQLSDDDFGRAQEWGTPLAEELCDVVINHVRSQGYILQGPVRISFRRETALRPGDFEIASSTEKSQGSGANQPRPNVPAAPNRAPVRLQPVLDIEGQRYSLNAPSIVLGRSSEADIHIEDTGVSRRHLEIRTANGVTSAVDLGSTNGSYVNGQKVSGSTELTDGSTITMGRTKIIFRLLPANPGGHA; this is translated from the coding sequence ATGGGTCTGCTGGACAAGGTTGAACGTGGCATTGAAAAGGCCGTCCGCGGTGTCTTCTCCACCGGTTCCAAAGCCCAGGTCGAACCTGTGGAGATCGCCAGCAGGCTCCGCCGCGAGGTGGACCACAAAGCGATCACCGTTGCGGCCGGACGGACTTTGGTCCCCAACGTCTTTGACGTCCAGCTCAGCGACGACGACTTCGGACGCGCCCAGGAGTGGGGCACGCCGCTGGCCGAAGAACTCTGCGATGTGGTCATCAACCACGTCCGGAGCCAGGGCTACATCCTCCAGGGGCCCGTCCGGATTTCCTTCCGCCGCGAGACTGCACTTCGCCCCGGCGATTTCGAAATTGCCTCCTCCACCGAGAAATCCCAGGGCTCCGGCGCGAACCAGCCCAGGCCGAACGTTCCGGCAGCACCCAACCGTGCGCCCGTGCGGCTGCAGCCCGTCCTGGACATTGAGGGCCAGCGCTATTCGCTGAACGCCCCGTCCATCGTCCTGGGCCGGTCATCCGAGGCCGATATCCACATCGAGGACACCGGCGTATCGCGGCGCCACCTGGAAATCCGCACCGCCAACGGCGTAACCAGCGCCGTGGACCTGGGGTCCACCAACGGCAGCTACGTCAACGGCCAAAAGGTCTCCGGCAGCACCGAACTCACAGACGGATCCACCATCACGATGGGACGGACAAAGATCATCTTCCGCCTGCTTCCTGCCAACCCGGGTGGCCACGCATGA
- a CDS encoding FadR/GntR family transcriptional regulator — MSRNLTADLAADLRNRIVDGVIQPGEKLPSENTLISDFGVSRTVVRAALTRLQAEGLVETERGRGSFALTPPTDGPPGVAGGRPVASTEDRLHLLAFRMGVETEAAALAAQNRTDRQLRAVTAALDAFRDSADHPAHAMKSDFEFHRAVAAASGNPYYSDCLAALGQTMISMPRTRLMTGAEQYARDHFEQVVLEHRSIRDAIADGDQAAAAAAMRSHLANSRRRFKASARP, encoded by the coding sequence ATGAGCCGGAACCTCACCGCGGACCTTGCCGCTGACCTTCGCAACCGCATCGTCGACGGCGTGATCCAGCCGGGCGAGAAGCTGCCCAGCGAGAACACGCTCATCAGCGATTTTGGCGTCAGCCGTACGGTGGTCCGCGCCGCCCTCACCCGGCTCCAGGCTGAGGGGCTTGTCGAGACCGAGCGCGGGCGCGGCAGCTTCGCCCTCACTCCCCCCACGGACGGGCCACCTGGGGTGGCGGGCGGCCGTCCGGTGGCCAGCACCGAAGACAGGCTGCACCTGCTGGCCTTCCGGATGGGAGTGGAAACGGAAGCTGCCGCACTGGCCGCGCAGAACCGCACTGACCGGCAGTTGCGGGCCGTCACCGCGGCGCTGGACGCCTTCAGGGACAGCGCGGACCATCCCGCCCATGCCATGAAGTCGGATTTTGAGTTCCACCGGGCTGTGGCGGCGGCGTCCGGCAACCCCTACTACTCCGACTGCCTCGCTGCCCTGGGGCAGACCATGATCTCCATGCCGCGCACCCGCCTGATGACCGGCGCCGAACAGTACGCCCGCGACCACTTCGAGCAGGTAGTGCTGGAGCACCGCTCCATCCGGGACGCGATCGCGGACGGTGACCAGGCTGCCGCGGCGGCCGCCATGCGCAGCCACCTGGCCAACTCACGACGCCGGTTCAAGGCTTCGGCGCGCCCGTAA
- a CDS encoding FHA domain-containing protein FhaB/FipA yields the protein MSDLTITALRFGFLLLLWVLIFSIVSAMRRDLMLGRKAASGVPTARQVRRNPELAENQQPVKQQARQLVVVEGPLKGRTLPLAASPILLGRAQEATLVLEDDYASGRHARLFPQGSRWFIEDLGSTNGTYLGDQQLTRALPVEAGVPVRIGKTVIELRP from the coding sequence ATGAGCGACCTGACCATCACCGCGCTGCGGTTCGGCTTCCTGCTGCTCCTTTGGGTGCTCATCTTCAGCATCGTCTCCGCCATGCGCCGGGATCTCATGCTGGGCCGGAAAGCCGCCTCGGGCGTCCCGACCGCCCGCCAGGTCCGCCGGAACCCGGAACTCGCAGAGAACCAGCAGCCCGTCAAGCAGCAGGCCCGGCAACTGGTAGTGGTCGAAGGACCGCTCAAGGGCAGGACCCTGCCGCTGGCAGCCAGCCCCATCCTGCTGGGACGCGCCCAGGAAGCCACCCTGGTGCTGGAGGACGACTACGCCTCCGGCCGCCACGCCAGGCTCTTCCCCCAGGGCAGCCGCTGGTTCATCGAGGATCTTGGCTCCACCAACGGAACCTACCTGGGAGACCAGCAACTTACCCGTGCCCTGCCCGTCGAGGCAGGGGTACCCGTGAGAATCGGCAAGACGGTCATTGAATTGAGGCCGTAA